taatgaaagaaaatgactTCCAGCTTTAGGTACCTTTCTTCTGTAATGATGATTCTTgatttgaaggtcaagtccaccccagaagaGTGTTGGTTGGActgaaaaagaggaaaatcaaactagcataacgctgaaaatttcatcaaaattggatgtaaaataagaaagttatttcattttaaagtttcacttatttttcacaaaacagtgatatacatgtacaaaactcAGTGACaagcaaatgagacagtcgatgatgtctctctctcactatttcttttggtttttattgtttgaattatacaatatttcatgttttttaccaatttgacaataaggaacaacctgactgaaccatatagtatcaaacaatAGTGATtacacatgttcagagaggaattaatcgttggtTTACTTGACAATTAGGAGAAAAttcgaatatttcatatttcattgaatgaaatacaaaagaaatagagtggatgacatcatcagtatcctcatttgcataccgaccaggatgtgcatctTAAAGTTctgtaatatattattttaaaatagttttcttatttttcatccgattttgatgaaattgtcagtgttattcttgttggatttttatgttttcattcaagtcAACTTATTTTttgggtgaacttgtcctttaagtatgaAGCAAGATATTTATTTAACAGTCAGCAcattaagagataaaatatttttttcaaatttttacattatatagtTGGTAATAATCTATACCTATACCATTCCCATATAAACAGTATTACAACCATGGCAACAtaaaggttagtgattgatcTAAACAGAGGTCATAACTATACACAAGATCATCTCATAGAATAAAACCTCCGAGAGAGCAGTAACTCGATAACATgcatttataaaaatataaatcgtgatatttacacaagaaaaaaattatttatacatcaaattggaaatagaatgaaatgttattaaagaaaataaccacGGATTGACCTGGAGTTGTCCATCTACGTTAATTTCTATCTCAAATAAGTGTGTAAAAAGTTTTTTGTAGCACGGTTAAAGAAAGGCTGTTTTCTTAATCCTGAACTCACAATCAAAAAGAATTTTGTCGTTTGGGGCTTGTACTAAAAAAGctgtaaatgttatttttcttttccaggTCAATGTTTACAATTATCTAATTTTACTTCATTAATCTTCCATTTTGAATTTCGAAATAAGGGGtggtttagttttttttttttacacaaattgttagaTGCAAATTTGGGTTAACGATTGCAGAAATATTCTTTTAAGAAACGGGTATCAAATACTGGGATTTAAAGTGATCATGGTTACATACTTGAATgtagagagagaaaatgaaaacttGAGTATACGAGTTGAATAGCAATCGTTAACTTAATCTGAAATTAAAGATAGTGAAATCTATCTCTACGAATTTTCTCTAAATAAATCTTAGAAAGCCTGTGCACCTTAATATGACAATAATGCAAGATTTTTACTTATTCTTTACACCATATACAATGTATTTCTATATATGcaatattatgtatataatatttgaGATCAAGTTTATACTTATACACGCATATATTGACAAATTAATATagattatatattcatatttccaCCTGTTCACTAATATACAAATTACCATTACATTGCTTTTATTCTATTCACAGTGACTTATGACAAATTCAAggaagaatagaaaaaaatattattcttcaGATGAAAACACTCATAGAAGCAAGGAAATCAAAATAGTATATTTTTAAGACTActaatatctataaaaaaaaagaagacaggTTTCACcagcaaatatttcattttccaaatgAATGGTTATCAGTGGTTTGCATATTCCCCTCTTGGAGAAGATCACATCGAAAATAAAGAGCAAGATTCGTATGCACGGTCCAAAATAAAGCATCTTATCATTCCATTATCCACGATAATTTAactgaaaaatatacaaatagcaaACAGGCATGAGAATGATGATACGAATTTTTCGCGTGATGTGAAAGCAAAATGGTCTAATACGGTAGAGTGTACTCTTTCTGCTTATATACCGTTAATTCCCCTTGTGCACTGtaaacattttcattatcatgtatGATAGTGATCATCTTGATTTACATTTAATTACATTTGCTGATTACtttgttatattcttaataAAGACTtagttatgtttttgtttttgggTAATTTTTCTATCACTTGATAGCTACAAAGTTAAATACGATAGGCCTATGCTTGTTGCAGACtaaatattatatacatgtagaatacaCATGAAACTGGTGTGACGTTAAGTTTAtaaatttgattcatttttttagatgtaTAACTCGTACATTAGAAGTAACCATGGTTATTAAGACAATCAATATCACATTAACTGATGTTGTCATTGGATGAGGTTATCACatggtaatatacatgtaatacatgtattactgaATATCGACACGTGTTAAAATAGATTTGTTGCAGGGTGAAAGCAAATTAGTCCCCATACTACATGGTGTGATATAACGTGGATTACAGTGATACCTTGATGAAATATAACTTCTTCCAACAAGCAAAGGCGAGCATGTCTGGGGAGAGGGAAACCAAGTAACGCCAATTACTATGCAATGTCATATTAGGTGCTTTGAACTCAACTCTTTCCTTCAGGTTCAGACCATCAATATCATAGAGCCTGATCACGACGCTACTATTCTTCCCATCAACACTCGCTATATACACCCTGTCCTGCTCATCCACAGTAGCATACAGGTAGACACCCTTTGGAGCTTGTAGAGACTCACCAGAATTCCCATCCCTGTCATAGACCGTCACCACGCTTGGATTGCCCCGACATGAACTCGTGACGATCAAACCCGTCCTGGTAGTAGATGCCTGACCCGTATCGTGCTTTGTTTGAACAGTGTGTTTAAGAGTCAATCCTGTCGGGTCATAGATATAGACTTGTTTTCCAtagttaataatgatgatttcatcAGATGGACTTTTGTTAACGTGTAGAAAATTTGTATTGTTTCTCACGTGGATTGTTGCTTTCCTGGAGCCAAGGGGAGAGTAGATGTGGGCTTCTGTAGAACCAATAGACACGCATAACGCCCCGTCCCGTTGCAAAACCAGATCATAacatttcatgtcatttaagGCTAATATGTTTCTATACTGCTGCTTTCCACCATTTGAATCAATGATATCAATACCTTGTGCATAATCCCCATACACGATAGCGACAGTGCTATTGGAGTACCTTGTCATACCTTGCATCCACTCCCGTAGATCAACACACTGAATGACATCCATCTTGGGATCTGATCCTGAGATGATCCCGAGGTCAAGACAAGTATCGTCTGCTGGTTTGAACATCTTCTCCTGTGCTTTCTTCCTAATAGCTTCCGCAGAAGTGTGATCAGTAACCTCCTTCAGCATGGTATCCAGCTCCTCACAGAGCAAGATATGAGCAGATAGAGTGTCTGTCTCAAGATGACCCAGTCTGTCATTATCTACCAAAGTAATTGAACTACAAATACTCTTGATCCTCTGTCGATCTTTTGACTTCAAGACGTCGAGGTCGTCATCAAAACTATGCTGTAAGGCATGTATCTGCTCGGTGAGATTTCGAAGATTTTCTTCCAGCTCCTTGGCCTTGATACTGTAGGCTTGCTTGACATCATCTAGTAGTGTCTGCACTGCAGTGTGTACCTCATGACGTTGCATTTCTATGTTCTGAATGTTCTTTTCCAGCTCTGCTTTCTTGTCAGCACATCGTTGAGCAAGGCCTGTCACCTACGAATTGAAAGTGATAAAAACAGTGAGTTAGATCTGGAAGTATTCCataaaggtgaaaatatcaagtAATAAtactataaaaaaagaagataaatcaTACAAAACGACATACGATGTTCTGAATAAGCTTGAAGAGAGGCAACATATAATCACAAAATTGTACGTCATATTGAaacaataacgataataatCACCAATGTACATTAGTTCAACATAAAGATCAAAGAACGGATTAAATGCAACAACATTTcagatgctgatgatggtattaacattattatatatcattttcaatcattatttaacaacatctatattgttattttattaatcaatattcTGTTCTATATTCttatttattatatcattatcatgactATTATTATTCCTGCTAcctctattattatcattatcatattagtattattaatttttatattttacggTTAATGTTCTTAATATCCTGAATATCTTGATattgtgattatcattattatcgtcatcagTTTTATCACCATcgtaatcattaaaaaaaatagcgtGATCGTTGGTGTTTTCATCATCGAcattaaagaacaagtccaccccagcaagaacttgatttgaataaaaagagaaaaattcaacaagcataacactgaaaatttcatcaaaatcggatgtaaagtaacatagttatggcattttaaagtttcgcttattttcaacaaaatagttatatgaacgagccagttacatccaaatgagagagttgatgacatcactcactcactatttcttttgtactttattatatgaaatatgaaatatttttattttctcgtcattgtcatgtgaaaagaagtttcattcctccctgaacgcgtggaattccattattttaacattttgtgcttcaggcaaggaggtccttttCGTCAAATtcctaaaaattgaaatattgtataattcaaacaataaaaataaaatagtgaatgagtgacctcatcgactctctcatttggatgtaactggctcgttcatataactattttgttgaaagtaagcgaaactttgaaatgtcataactttcttattttacatccgattttgatgaaatttttagcattgtgctcattttttctatttattcaaatcaacatttttctgaggtggactttaaTGATCGTCCTGAGTAATTATAACCATTTTAAATctacatactgtccactgtgttgggtaatgtgtttaagtacaaaaatatatacatacttATATATTCTGGGCATTTATTGTCCAATTCAGCAAATTtgttacccaattattagtttttattacccaatttggacagaCTTTAACTAATAGTAGTATGGATAGTATGTTGCCAAGTgatggttaattttttttttagagcgtACGCtctaataaacttttaaacagctaagtttgattattgatatttgattcggaagcgggggggacgtgtcccccctaaatttgaggaggggggggggacggttcccccctaaatttgttgttgatgaccttttttttttttttttgcttgtcaatttattttcctacgtcccccctaaaatttttgggttgagaaccttttttttttgcttgtcaaaaaatttttggttgtcccctcctaaaatgttttgcttccgccgccaatgactgTAAGGTTCAAATAGTGAACAGTGTTATATAGATTTTTATACAGCGCTTTTGCtgtgataattatgaataaattcacCTTCTGTCGCAACTCCTGCTCAAAGTTAACCTGGTtcttgattttgtgattttgatgatCAACGAGTACGCACTTGTGGCAGACGTGGACCTTACAATCCTCACAAAACATATCTTTGTTCTCTTGTTTGTGGATAGAACACTTCTCGAATAAATGACCAATGCTGACCTTCCCttcgatgacatcatccatGGATAAAATCTCATGACCTTCGAAGACAACTGTAAGATGTTGATGACAATGTAAGCACTCATTACACATGTAATAATTACATGTTCTGCAGAATGATACAGCGTCTTTCAGAGACTTGCAAGCGGTGCATTTCTGGCACTTCTCAAGGACAGCATTCATCCCTCCACACTTGGTGTGGTAATCGTCTACGCATCCGTTGATGGAGACATTGAGGCGGAGATCATCGACACGGTTGGCGGATAACTTGGTGATCTCCCTGCAGAGAGGACAGACCATGTGATCAAGGTCCTGGTGGGTTAGATCGTATTTCTTGAGACATCGCCTACAAAATGTATGTCCACATGAAGTTAAGATTGTCGCCTCGACAAATATATCAAGACATAATGGACATATCAGGTTCGGTGAAGAGCTTGATGCTTTCTCTGATCCACACTTCTCAGCCATCGCTAAATAAAGAGATCTAATCAAATCCAACCACAGGAACTATCACATTACAACGAAGCCAACAGTGCATTTCGATACAAATCATTCGTAGTGCTGCAATTGTAAAAGCACACTACTGTGAATTGAAGTAGGAACTTTCTATTAATAGAACTGGGTATTCCCACCTACCTTTGAACTTGGCAGCGTTAAGTATGCATAATTTCATCGAAagagggattttttttcattccgcTTATATATATTTAGTACACATTGATCCAAAAGCCTCGTATTACTTTTTGATTACAATCAAAGGTAAAAGCACACTGCTGCGCAGTATAAACTTCCTAAAAATAGAAGTGGgtatgataattatatatcaatagcatgcagtggcggatccagaggggggcgccccgggcgcgcgccccccccccctattttcgccggatttttttttttttgggggggatggttatatttactggattggtacaatgtagtcaatttcaagggctagatctagtcaaaactatattttaacttacgctcatggcctttgtgttcgcacaaatgcacctctgtcatactgtattgcaatatgtaaattccagaattccagggcgcgcaagtcgattggttggaaagttgcaccacttgtaatcgggagttgcagtgcagtgaccagtgtgaagatgttggattggatatcattttttcccgaaattttgtgtttttttgtaacatgcgtttgtccgtctttatggcaaatacatgtaaattgtaagtaacagatcgcgagagaaagtgtcaacgatgcgaatgataatgtctatccccgagattattcttcactcaaagatgaagccctatatcgggcgccacgtgcgcagcattatcattctgccttggtcatgtacatttttactgaaatgtataggtcagacatatttgtatttaatgtaaactaacttttacactttctggtagattcagaggcatattatccagggcgccccaactaagtttcgccgaagcaatcattccaacgaattatcaaggagcaaaattgtatattctcaatcaccagtcgaccccactccgcgtttgctgtgtataggcagctatatgtcagcgtaaggagcgaagattttatgtaacggggggggggggatgggggttggggggagaataaaaatactttcgtgctggggaaaaacgtcccgaggacacattgtgtattgttaaaaagtagaaattgtgacattaaccccccccccccttaccccatttttaatgtttgataatctataggtttgctgattacaatatatcttttaaaaaaaattgccagcaaaatcgaaaacgtaaacaataaaaatgatgagaatccccttaagaagcattatattactttgaggttgtgcagaatgactggattattgaagatgatttgaaaataatacgagggaaaaggttgattaccagaagatgatgtcgtttttttctgtagtttgtaacaatttactgtgcattttgaggaaaaaagaaccaaattttatgttgccatacgactaaacaattctcgtttgaaacacacaatgtaaatacacaaatgacaataaacagaatggattattcggaacttatcgattacaagtctcagtttcgtatcatttaaatttgacgtttcaatcacacgatgcaagcaagtgaagagcctttgccaaatgtatgttttgaatgaccgcttatacggtgtgtgactggaaaccagctcctaaatgagtcagtatgtgtcttttattcatgaagttacagtgatttaagtgtgcatttttcttctaaaggtgctctcaaaatacgacttttggacatgattttttgaaaaagtccttgccgtgggaggggggtatcccccctcccacaccctccccccgctcggtcgcttcgctccctcgccgctggcgccccccctatttcaaaatcctggatccgcccctggcatGTATGGTGCTGACTCCATGTGACTACCTGATGCCTATGTCATCGGAATTGTTCTTCCACTACAAACTCTTGTCAGTTTTATCTATTACAAAGGTTGATTAGCCAGAATGCAGATATTCCTATTTTCAACTGATTATCTAATTATTCGAGATTTATCGATCCGTGCTGGTCTTGGCATTGTTTGACTGAAGCAACACAGCCAAGAAGCTGTTTAAAACATGTATACATATACCACTCTGTTTTGCTAAATCAACTTTACATGAGTTGTTTAAACGTTGTTTAAAGTCTGAAACAACATTAATAAATCAAGCATGTTTCTTTAAACCGTTTAACAACTATACTGTGAgattcatatagtaaacagtcTTGTATTAAGAAACCCAAAAGTTTTTACTGCGAAGGACTTAATTGGATCGCAGTGTTGGATACTGCACTCTAAAAACGTgactatcagtgattgccatatcagttgcacccagctgactactggtctagtcaatttgactgatttgttttaagagtattggcgctttgatttgtatttgaaaccaaacaatatttcaatgtaGAATGTGATCTGGAAAATTAGTCGCGTGATAATACCTGGAAAAGAAGATCttttaaaatgattgttttggTTGAAAGGTTCTTTAATATATAGTCTCAATGAGAAAAAAGGGTAGATTTAAACTATCATTTACCTATTAAAAATGACAGATTCAAAGAAAGCTATAATCTAATTAATCTTTAAAGCACATAGCGTGACATGTAGGAGCTTATTAACGTTTTCCTCATATTTCAAAGGGAGTTACTTGTAGATTAATAGGCCGTAGGGTAGTCACATAATAATGGAAGGACTGGTAATTTCTTTCGGCCCCCTTTTCTTGCTACGGCAGCAGATCCCAAGGGATATCATTATCCCCTTTATTCAATCACCAACCAgtacccccccccacctcccgtTGTCTAATCCCCTCATTTCATGCAGGCAACGTTTAAATATTAAATTCCAGTTCCCTAGCACCCCCCCCCTTGAAGAGGACCATATAGTTCTTAAATACTTTCCTTTTCATATCAACTTCAATTAGTAATTGCTTGGAGACATGGTTTCAGATTTTGGGCCCGCAACCCAGTAATCTGTACTCATTTAGGAATCTTattgtgtaaaaatgaaaatgagcattttttcatataattttcgtCTTCATGTGCAAAAATCCCCGACTGTATGATTTGATATTTCCACTATTGTATtatctctatttctctatcaAGAAGATATTTCAATCATAGATTACGTGACTTAAACGATCAAATTGCCATCTTTAGAGTAATCTCTGTGTAACTCATTGCGGGATCTTTTTCTATATCATTTATAATTTAATATATGTTTAAGACAGATCTTATTCGGTTAAAAAAGATATTAATCTTTAATTTCTGAGTctgtatattgatatatattgttttgtgtaattgttattttatgttcttctttatattgtttttaagagaaattattcattcatgtttCATTTCTGGTTTCTAAGATTTTTCTGTCTATCTTCCTCTCCTATAACCCTACGCAACCATTGATGGAGACATTTAGGCAGAGATCATCGACACGGTTGGGAGACGTTAAGAAattattcagttattttttatttgtgatagtTCTAAAGATTTCTCTCCTTATCCttctattcatgtttcatttCTGGTATTTCTAAAGATTTTCTGTTTATATAATTCCTCTCCTATAACCCTACGCAACCGTTGATGGAGACATTAAGGCAGAGATCATCGAAACGGTTGGGGGACAGTTGAGGGACGTTAAGATAAATTATtcagttatttttcatttgtgataGTTCTAAAGATTTCTCTCCTTATCCTTCTCTTCTCTTTGATTCTATCTCTGGTTTCATCTCATGTACTCCTGATCCACTCCTCCCATATtctaccccctctctctctctctctctttctcttccccttctCCCCCTAACTCTCTCTGAttgcctctctctctcatccttTCTAGTTTGCATTCAAAGTTTGAACAGACTCgattcaaatttatgatattcagagttttatgaatattgagaaaaacataggttcaatgaaaagaaaaacggTATAACAAACCTCCATAATTATGTGCTCGATATACTTCGGGGTTAATGTGATTGGGTAGCTTTTAGAAAGCAACTAATGGGCCtagtaacacaaaggttagcaactAAGCGCACGCTTGATTTTAACGATTGATGatacattatagtcaatgcaatcaatcgtagaaaaatgttctacgatcattgctaagctttgtgtataCGAGCCCCCGGTCGACTTCCCCTcgtttgttgtttttatatctCATAAAGCCATCGTAAATCCAtgtgttttcatttttctcttttgttttgataGAGCTACTCTACTACACATGGAAGTCTACGTTAGCGAATGAAATGATCGaacattaaaatttattgataatgtTAAATTAAACGgatttatatatttacaaatattaattttacaaatataaatcagtCAGCCTATCGATAACATATTAATTTCTGTATTTTCATGCTATTATACTACTTTTTCCGTATGCTGTAAAAAATGGGCCTGAATAAGTGAATGAAACAATCAGGGAAAAAGTATTATTTCATGCGGCTGTATCGATTGTATTTGCGATATAcgatgactttcacatcctaccgggtacccatttagcacctgggtcgagagtggcaaagtgtggatagACGCTTGCCAAAGGTACTAAAAAACTATATACAAGAGAATCTCATACTCGATAACATGcatttctaaaatataaatCGTGAtatttacacaagaaaaaagtaatttttacatcaaattcaaaatacaatgaaatgttattaaaagaaaataaccacaGATCGACCTGGAGTTGTTCATCTACGTTAAAGGTCTCTTGAATCATCGTATAAAGGTTTTTTTAAGCAGGTTTTTTATTAAAGAAAGGCTGTTGTCATGATCCTAAACTCGCAATCGAAAAGAATTTCGCATTTTGGGCttgtactaaaaaataaaactagttttattttatttatttatttttattttagcctcgtcaatatatttcaattcatgCTTGATTTAAATTCCATTCGGAATATCGAAAAAAGGAGCGGGTTTAGTTTTTTGACACCGGTTTGATTTCGTTATCTGCAAAATGGGGATAAAGATTGCAGAAATGATCTTTAAAAAACTTGTAAATGGGTGTCAAAGTCATGGTTTTGTGGCGGTCCTCATGGTGATTATTGTATGATACACGAGTGCATTAGAACATACGCCAACCACTGGAGTATACGAGTCGAATAACAATGGAACATTTGATGTAAAATTCAAGTTTAATTATAAATTCTGTGCTAATGCAGCAGTCACATTCCCCCCTACGGCCGcagtacagcgagtcgaaaacgaccgtcttaagattttttttctaccagcTACATTATGGTTGCTTGAATAAAATTAGATCAAACGGCTGCTGATTTAAACTCGCCGTAAGGCGCCCGTAGCGGAATATGACTGCAAAATAAACAATTCTTAAGAATGCATCTAAACCATAATATAAAGATAGTGTAAGTCTGGTAATTTTACTATACAttgtatacataaatacattGTGTATATGCAGTCTCATGCGAGATCTTCGAGATCTTGTATATAATGATTAAGATGAAGTTTATATCTCCATGCATCTATTCACAAAATGAATATGTGTCTATTCATATCTCCTTCTGTTCACTAATATACAACATACCATTATATTGCTTTCATTCTAATTCAGAGGGACTTATGACAAATTATTAGACTGAAAACAATGTTATTCTTGAGATGTcttgtttgcatttttaaaagaaaggaaatcaaaatggatttttttcaagactATTCTGAAACAATACCTATACAAAAAGTTTTTACcagcaaatatttcatttctcaaaTAAATGGTTTTAAGCGGTTGGTACATCTTTCCCTTTTGGAGAAGATTACATAATTaataatcaaaaataaaatggaagaaTCTTCTAGACGGTCAAAAAGAAAGCATCTTATCAGTCCATCATCCACGATAATTTAACTGAATagcaaatagcgaataggcatgagtatGATGGTACGAATACTTCGCATGACGTGAAAGCAAAATGGTCTAATACTGTAGAGTGTACTCTTTCTGCTTATGGTACGTTTATACCCCTTATGCactgtaaatatattcattagtATGTATCATAGTAATTCtcttgatctatttttaattacgTTTGCTGATtactttgttatattttcaataaatgct
This window of the Lytechinus variegatus isolate NC3 chromosome 14, Lvar_3.0, whole genome shotgun sequence genome carries:
- the LOC121427194 gene encoding E3 ubiquitin-protein ligase TRIM36-like; the protein is MAEKCGSEKASSSSPNLICPLCLDIFVEATILTSCGHTFCRRCLKKYDLTHQDLDHMVCPLCREITKLSANRVDDLRLNVSINGCVDDYHTKCGGMNAVLEKCQKCTACKSLKDAVSFCRTCNYYMCNECLHCHQHLTVVFEGHEILSMDDVIEGKVSIGHLFEKCSIHKQENKDMFCEDCKVHVCHKCVLVDHQNHKIKNQVNFEQELRQKVTGLAQRCADKKAELEKNIQNIEMQRHEVHTAVQTLLDDVKQAYSIKAKELEENLRNLTEQIHALQHSFDDDLDVLKSKDRQRIKSICSSITLVDNDRLGHLETDTLSAHILLCEELDTMLKEVTDHTSAEAIRKKAQEKMFKPADDTCLDLGIISGSDPKMDVIQCVDLREWMQGMTRYSNSTVAIVYGDYAQGIDIIDSNGGKQQYRNILALNDMKCYDLVLQRDGALCVSIGSTEAHIYSPLGSRKATIHVRNNTNFLHVNKSPSDEIIIINYGKQVYIYDPTGLTLKHTVQTKHDTGQASTTRTGLIVTSSCRGNPSVVTVYDRDGNSGESLQAPKGVYLYATVDEQDRVYIASVDGKNSSVVIRLYDIDGLNLKERVEFKAPNMTLHSNWRYLVSLSPDMLAFACWKKLYFIKVSL